From a region of the Synechococcus sp. PCC 7502 genome:
- the rpsP gene encoding 30S ribosomal protein S16: MVKLRLKRFGKKRMPSYRIVAINSTTRRDARPLEELGIYNPRTKETRLEVEAIVTRLKQGAQPTDTVRAILEKAKIFDLVGA, encoded by the coding sequence ATGGTTAAACTAAGACTAAAACGCTTCGGTAAAAAGCGTATGCCCAGCTATCGTATTGTTGCTATTAACAGCACTACCCGTAGAGATGCTCGCCCCTTAGAAGAGTTAGGCATCTATAATCCCCGTACCAAAGAAACAAGACTGGAAGTAGAAGCAATTGTGACTCGCCTCAAACAAGGAGCGCAACCTACAGATACAGTTAGAGCTATCCTCGAAAAAGCTAAGATTTTTGATTTAGTCGGTGCATAA
- a CDS encoding KH domain-containing protein, whose amino-acid sequence MHNYITLVKFLMEPLLDNPDALKVNCETNAKGDRIWIRVAFDAREKGRIFGRNGRTIQAIRTLLSTAANTNNQSIKFDVFDPEPSEPKSEPKFTDKPIKPTSKPKPKPKSE is encoded by the coding sequence GTGCATAACTACATTACCCTAGTTAAATTCCTGATGGAGCCATTGTTGGATAATCCCGATGCGCTCAAAGTTAACTGCGAAACTAATGCCAAGGGCGATCGCATTTGGATCAGGGTTGCCTTTGATGCTAGGGAAAAAGGTCGTATATTTGGACGTAATGGGCGCACTATTCAAGCCATTCGGACTCTTCTATCCACTGCTGCCAATACCAATAACCAGAGTATAAAGTTTGATGTATTCGATCCTGAACCATCGGAGCCGAAATCTGAGCCTAAATTTACAGACAAACCGATAAAACCTACTTCTAAGCCTAAGCCTAAACCCAAGTCAGAATAA